TACATCAGATAAAGAAAAACAAGTTGCAAAAGAGAGAAACCTGAAAGCAAGTGGCATCTATAAGGCCGAAGAGTGCGATGGAAAGCCAAGCATTGAGGCCAGAAGGAAGAGGCCTGCCTTTATACGCAGCAAATGCAATCAATAGCAATCCCGCAGGAATAAGCCGAAATGAAGCAACGAAAAAAGGTCCAGACAGAGGCAAAACCTCCTTCATTGCAACCATTGCCGTACCCCAAAAGAAGAACGGCGATATCAGAACTCCCGTCTCCAACAACATAGCCACTAAATTACTTTTCGATTCGTCCCCTTCTTCTACAACCTTTGCCGTCGATGATAACACAACCCCGTTCGATTCAGAAgacggagaagaagaagagataagacACTCCACATCCTGGCCTGTCCCCACACAATCAAAATCCTGATCAACATTTAATGATGAGGATGAGGGAGAATTATTATTAGAGCCTGAAGATTCTGATGACTCCAATTCCACATTTCTACTACTAGAAGTGCAGCTACTAAAGAAATGACCCCTGCTTCTTCTTCTGAAACTTGCAGTGAAAAGGTCAGTAGTAGAAGGGGATTTGAGATGAACAGAATATTTTGGAGGAGAGAAATGAAAGGTAGAGAATCTGATGAAAGGATTATTAGATAGAGAAGGAATGGAACTACACTGAGTTAAACAAGAAGGAGAGAAGAGCTTCATCTTTTTTAAGCATTTTTATTTGGAGAAACCATGGATGGAAAGCTTGGTGCTGTGAGAGGGAATAAAATTCTAGCAACTACTGGTGAAGAAGACGTACACGTAAGACCCGCTTTAGTATTGAAAATGGAAATTTAACTCGAATGTATTAGGATTTCGAtagtggaattttttttttggttggaACGACTACATATTCGGCTAAATTATAAAACTGACACAATTAATagatttatttacatttttagtatacatttttaaattatatttttttaaatatctttagtatagagtatataataaaatttaaccAATTTTTCATCTTTTTACAACCAACTTCAATATTACACATCAATCTCGATAACAGTTTATGATTTTGTTTCGCACTAGAAGCAACTGCTAATTAATagtttataattttgttttgtGGTAAAAGCAATTGCTAATTCACAATTGATTTCAAATCGTAACTGTTAAGACAATTGGTTAGAAGTAGCTTTAACATCATTCTTTATGCGCTAACATTCCTATGGTTGAATCTCACGCGACTTGATCTCACACTTTTGCACAAATTAGTCCCCGATGTGTCCCTTATCAATGTAAATCCAATCGGAGCAAATGTATCGTTGATTTAAAAAACAACATTCTCTTGCGGCGGATTGAGAATCGGCCTTTCAATTTCACATATGGTCGTCGATGGAATCGTCTTGGCTTCATGTATCAAAGATTGGGCTACTACGACAGAGGTGAAAGAGATGGAAAATGCAATGTCAAAAGAGGTGGAGTTTATAATATTCAGTAGTTGGGTGTAATTCTTGGTTATATGATTGTGATTTTGGACCGGAAAAACCTATTTGGATGGCTCATTTCTTATTAATTAATTCTGAAGAATTAATATTTATGAATATGGCTTATCTGAATGATATAATAAGTGAGAATGAAGTAGAAGTTTGGTTGTATATGACTCAAGATGTTGCGCTCTTACAATTGCCTTGAAAATGAGCAATGTTGATTACTTCGCACCAAGGGGCAATTTCTCCAATGGAAAAATTATTTGGTTTGAGCGGAAAGTGAAATATTCTACAAAAAGTTAAAGCTATCGAGCgcaatgaataattaattacaaaaatgttTAATCTATTCATTAAACTTGTCTTAGCAGTTTACTGTTTTGTTTAGTAGTGGAAACAACTGCTAATTAGCAGTTGCTTACACTgcaaaataaaattgtaaactGCTAATTAGCAGTTGCTTCCACTGTGAAGCAAAATTGTAAAGTGCGAACTTATCGAGATTGAAAAAATTGGTTAAgtcataataatatatatatattaagagtatTTTGGAGAAGTCTAATTTGAAAGTATCTATCAATTGAGTCgcttttgtaatttaccctaaatattTTCTAGTGTTTACAATGCATGAGAAAAGGCGGCATATGGTTCTAATTTCAAAGTGTTAATGTTATAACCTTGATTAATCCAATCAACTAAGAAGGTTTGAAATTTTTGTTATTAGAGGGCCTATCTGAAACAAAGGCAAAATGATTCGAATGAGCATTCGAAATCCAAAAGGAGTCAACAttattgttggtccctagtaattagttccaaggggggggggggggttaggaactaatgtaactttttcgcttttaattatgctgacttaatgttattttaagagtttgataactcagcgtgttgatCAGCACGggcgattgattagtcagacagttttagttctatgctgactaagactacttgacttgagagttgggaattgacacctgaaaggtcagcttccaacttagcactcagatttactcagtttcagttttaacaatttataagctgagtaaatacaacaagcaacacatgcatatatatatatatatatatatatatatatatatatatatatatatatatatatattgagagaaagagtttagaagttactcagcacgacttatcctggttcggcctctctgcctacgtccagtccctagttcctcctgggattttcaatccaatactgagctctttcaaggtagagcacaaaccctttacaaggcagtgagtatgcaagagtacgtcctctattcgtctactcagctcctactaagtactacaacccagcacttagatttttctaccactgaatacttacaaccaagtactcagctcaacactctcaatattcctattgattacacaattgttctttttcaagtaaagaacaccttagatgattacaaaacaatcaatctagcatttacacagagaatagaaacgttggtgtaagatctttttgtatttgagtgctttgaagattttctctcttgtatttttcttttgatacttcggcaaatgatccaagaactatcattgtccttttatagatgaatttctgaagattggatcatttgagatgatttagccgttaagtccaaaacggctcttttagcagacagcttctggtcagcttcagactgttccgccattcccttcctctgttttcttcaggcttcaggttttgtcttcttgcatcagacttgtctttttgtgccagttgtcttttaccaataatccatagacccatgattcttggaattagtcttctgtgtattttcggggcttcaattattggtgcagaagattgacagactttgtcctttagtgaacggatccttcatgctgtcctgactgtcactcaacttcattcgttatcttcgaatgttcaacttccatgctgagttccttcttagtcagctccgttctgtttatacaattctAGAAGAGTCTTTtattttagtcagcttcgttctggcaactttgaaggagacttctgatattgagttctactccactcagcttctattctttcatgctgagttctactctactcagcttctattctttcatgctgagttccgttccactcagcttggcttatgctgacttttgtcctgtcttactttatatatatatttttgcactcaatattgaacaaacacattagtacaattaaatcaaagcatttaaatttaattgcctcttaatcatggatgattttgtcaaatcaaaatcttgtggaaatgtgtttcaacaaactctcccattttgatgttggcaaaatacataattatggaactcagttatactgagtagatacaaatgttgagtaaatatcctatgctgagtagataaacatattgagtaatcaccctatgctgagttgatgaacatgctgagtgattgacgtatgttgagttatttagagATAGGAAATTCATGAAAGCCAGGCACTCAACATCGCGAATGTTTCGAATTCTAGCGAAATCCCGTagaaacccactcgcgtaaaataaatgcctacacgtgtaactactggcaccttggaaagacgcactTTAATGACATATCCCATGcaccgaagatgtcataaatgacagaatccttgtcggttgaacgtccctaggcaaAAACGGCTAGATAATTGAATAGGGCCGCCGAAAATCTAATATAAAAAgcggaaggatccccactctttactctttacgcttacaaACTTCTATAATcaaactcttctctctccctaaaacCACAAAACCTTCACCTGTAAAAATGGCTTCCGGGAAGAACGaaacccctaaaactcaaaccttaAACAAACCCACTCAGGGTGACTCCGCGGGTCCTTCGACACAAATAGAAAGAAAgatgatcaaagtacacaaaaaggtcaacaatctggaggttctgaaatgcagatggttctccccaggattcgtcacctctgagaaaccattctgtgactggatcgagaagaacaagtggactggtctcttctctctctcaggaacaacctatcctaggttagtacgggaattctatacaaatctacatgttgatgaagatgactctgattatttggagacctcagttaaaggtcagaaaatcatcatgacccctgcctatctagccactttactagatttaccagacgaaggaattgagtttcgaacaacaaaggagaaagtgccaaaagacaagactgagaagatcaaggggttctgtaaacccaaggatcataagggtgaaatacccagcacctgtatgggaaaagaacagaagatggtccattacatgctgaccaacttcatcttccccaaactcaactcagcttcatctgcctctaacttcgagcagtgcttcatctggcacatgctgacctacactctGCTCAATCTTCTCGTCTTcttagttggagctcttcaacgaggtggtaaaaaactccgcttgggctctCTCATCATAAAAATTCTTGAGGACAAGCAGATAGAGACGGTGAACGAAACAAGTACCAtggggagtgaaatcactgcagttctgctggatggactgttgtacaatcaacccttgaaaggatatgaaggagctggagatgctgaggaagatgaagaagctgagcaaccagaaGTTGAGCTTCAAACTGAGCCAGAAAAAGAAGTGGAGACTCATACTGAGTCCCCTAAGATAGCTCAGcctgagcagaagaagaagaagaggaaggctcttgAAATCTGCTCTAAAGACATCCATGCTCTTCCAAAAAAGGTGAGACTTGTGTCTCaggaaaaagctaaagctgacaaggctaaagagcaagctgagttagcagagaagagaaaaaggcaagaagagcctgacgATGAAGAGGAAACCCCtgaatcccctttgatgaaaaggaagaaggttaacaCCTTACAAATAGTTGAAACTGAACCCCTAGATGGGGCTATCTCTacaggtcat
The DNA window shown above is from Euphorbia lathyris chromosome 1, ddEupLath1.1, whole genome shotgun sequence and carries:
- the LOC136203558 gene encoding WAT1-related protein At3g02690, chloroplastic — its product is MKLFSPSCLTQCSSIPSLSNNPFIRFSTFHFSPPKYSVHLKSPSTTDLFTASFRRRSRGHFFSSCTSSSRNVELESSESSGSNNNSPSSSSLNVDQDFDCVGTGQDVECLISSSSPSSESNGVVLSSTAKVVEEGDESKSNLVAMLLETGVLISPFFFWGTAMVAMKEVLPLSGPFFVASFRLIPAGLLLIAFAAYKGRPLPSGLNAWLSIALFGLIDATCFQGFLAEGLQRTSAGLGSVIIDSQPLTVAVLAAFLFGESIGLIGAGGLALGVIGLLLLEVPALTLNQSNFSLWGSGEWWMLLAAQSMAVGTVMVRWVTKYSDPIMATGWHMVIGGFPLVVFSILNHDPAFYGGLKELTASDILALFYTSVFGSAISYGVFFYSATKGSLTKLSSLTFLTPMFASIFGFLYLGETFSPIQLVGAVVTLVAIYMVNYRVE